From a region of the Candidatus Gracilibacteria bacterium genome:
- a CDS encoding magnesium transporter CorA family protein, whose amino-acid sequence MLRELKIKGLKWIDGIDLPEKKIEEILESYDFHELDIEAALEANQRARIDSYDDYLFLTLHFPKYNQLQKIYNLNEFHVFVGKDFLITLRDFEGQYIDDIYNKYEKKGENEYDLEISPGLVLYEIIQAMLEKMFQVSSNIRKDIRTIEKEVFRKSSSPLVKDILIKKRNIIVLKHMFQPQMGVLIALENHMKKLFNDDIEAYFEDLEDKLQRIITDILVLEEQVESLEDAFKSLIDIQTNGIIRLLTIFSAFMLPLTFVTSFYGMNIELPYQDSPEIAYISMFGSLVVLGAVFWVFLKRRKV is encoded by the coding sequence ATGCTTCGAGAACTCAAAATCAAATGACTGAAATGGATTGATGGAATTGACCTTCCAGAAAAGAAAATAGAAGAAATACTAGAATCCTACGATTTTCATGAATTAGATATTGAGGCAGCACTTGAAGCCAATCAAAGAGCGAGAATTGATAGCTATGATGATTATCTATTTTTAACACTGCATTTTCCAAAATATAATCAACTTCAAAAAATATATAATCTCAATGAGTTTCATGTCTTTGTAGGAAAAGATTTCCTCATAACCCTCAGAGATTTTGAGGGGCAATATATTGATGATATTTATAATAAATATGAAAAAAAAGGTGAAAATGAATATGACTTAGAAATATCACCAGGTTTGGTTCTCTATGAGATTATACAAGCCATGTTAGAAAAAATGTTTCAGGTCAGCTCAAATATTCGAAAAGATATACGAACGATTGAGAAAGAGGTTTTTAGAAAATCTTCGAGTCCACTTGTTAAAGATATATTGATTAAAAAGAGAAATATTATTGTTCTTAAACATATGTTTCAACCTCAAATGTGAGTACTCATCGCTCTAGAGAATCATATGAAAAAACTATTTAATGATGATATTGAGGCTTATTTTGAAGATCTTGAGGATAAACTGCAACGAATAATTACAGATATTCTTGTTTTAGAGGAACAAGTTGAATCACTGGAAGATGCTTTTAAGTCTCTTATTGATATTCAAACAAATTGAATCATAAGACTCCTCACAATTTTTTCAGCCTTTATGCTGCCACTTACATTCGTTACGAGTTTTTATGGGATGAATATCGAACTTCCATATCAAGATTCTCCTGAAATCGCGTATATATCTATGTTTTGAAGTCTTGTAGTACTATGAGCTGTATTTTGGGTTTTTCTAAAAAGAAGAAAAGTATAA
- the aspS gene encoding aspartate--tRNA ligase, protein MHRSHTCGELTAKNIDETVVLSGWVSNRRDHGGIIFIDLRDRYGLTQIVFDPEDNKEAWETADMFRSEYVIKATGKVRKRPEGQANPNMITGEIEIIITSVDLLSSSKTPPFELDAHAKEANEEIRFKYRYLDIRRQKIQDFIKFRSRMTTYTRNWFTGRDFLDVQTPILANSSPEGARDFLVPSRLNPGTFYALPQAPQQFKQLLMVGGIDKYFQIAPCFRDEDPRADRHAGDFYQIDCEMSFVEQDDVFKVVEDFLIDASTELSDKKIISENPGKDLMRENGKFFTLTYDESIEKYGTDKPDLRFGLEFIDVADIFAKSSNEIFTSIASDTENNRIKAMKVHGGDLVFSKTQMKGFEDYVRKFGAKGLGYFQMKEDGLKGPLGKFFEESDLQALVERTELSLGDVIFFGAGETTLTCNYMGKFRNYIADLMKLRDSSQLAFCWITDFPMFEIDEATGKIDFSHNPFSMPQSSLDGLSGDELLKIKAFQYDLSCNGYEILSGSIRNHSTQNLVKSFGIVGRDESEVKEKFGAVYEAFQYGVPPHGGFAIGMDRLMMIYKNEENIRDIYAFPKSGKAQDMMMQSPMKVEESLLDELSIKVEIDED, encoded by the coding sequence ATGCATAGAAGTCATACCTGTGGAGAGCTCACAGCTAAAAATATAGATGAAACTGTTGTCCTTTCAGGATGGGTGAGTAATCGTCGAGATCATGGTTGAATTATATTTATTGATCTCAGGGATAGATATGGACTCACTCAAATAGTATTTGATCCTGAAGATAACAAAGAAGCCTGGGAAACAGCAGATATGTTTCGAAGTGAGTATGTTATCAAGGCAACTGGGAAAGTTCGAAAGAGACCAGAAGGTCAAGCAAACCCAAATATGATAACGGGAGAAATAGAGATAATAATAACATCGGTTGATTTACTCTCAAGCTCTAAAACTCCTCCATTTGAACTCGATGCTCACGCAAAAGAAGCAAATGAAGAAATCAGATTTAAGTATAGATATCTCGATATCAGAAGACAAAAAATTCAGGATTTTATCAAGTTTCGATCGAGAATGACGACCTATACTCGAAACTGGTTTACAGGTCGTGATTTCTTAGATGTACAAACTCCAATTCTTGCAAACTCTTCTCCTGAAGGAGCCAGAGATTTTTTAGTTCCAAGTCGACTGAATCCTGGAACTTTCTATGCTCTCCCTCAAGCACCACAACAATTTAAGCAACTCCTTATGGTTGGTGGTATTGATAAATACTTTCAAATCGCTCCATGTTTCAGGGATGAGGATCCACGAGCTGATAGACATGCAGGTGATTTCTATCAGATTGACTGTGAAATGAGTTTTGTAGAACAAGATGATGTATTTAAGGTAGTAGAGGATTTTCTTATTGATGCTTCAACGGAACTTTCCGATAAAAAAATAATAAGTGAAAATCCAGGGAAAGATCTTATGAGAGAAAATGGTAAATTTTTCACCCTCACATACGATGAATCAATTGAAAAATATGGAACAGATAAACCAGACCTAAGATTTGGACTTGAGTTTATTGATGTAGCAGATATTTTTGCAAAAAGCTCTAATGAAATATTTACAAGTATCGCTTCTGATACTGAAAATAATAGAATCAAAGCTATGAAAGTACATGGTTGAGACTTAGTTTTTTCTAAAACTCAAATGAAATGATTTGAGGACTATGTTCGAAAATTTGGTGCAAAAGGTCTCGGGTATTTTCAAATGAAAGAAGACGGCCTCAAAGGTCCACTTGGTAAATTCTTTGAAGAATCTGATTTACAAGCACTCGTAGAGAGAACAGAACTTTCTCTCTGAGATGTTATATTTTTTGGAGCTGGTGAAACGACTCTTACATGTAACTATATGGGGAAGTTTAGAAACTACATTGCAGACTTGATGAAGCTTCGAGATAGCTCTCAACTTGCATTTTGTTGGATAACTGACTTTCCAATGTTTGAAATAGATGAAGCCACTGGAAAAATAGATTTTTCACATAATCCATTCTCTATGCCTCAATCATCACTTGATGGTCTGAGCTGAGATGAACTCCTTAAAATAAAAGCATTTCAATATGATCTCTCTTGTAATGGATATGAAATACTTTCAGGTTCTATTCGAAATCACTCGACTCAAAATCTTGTAAAATCTTTCTGAATTGTAGGAAGAGATGAGTCAGAAGTGAAAGAAAAATTTGGAGCAGTATACGAAGCATTTCAGTATGGTGTCCCTCCTCATGGTGGTTTTGCTATCGGAATGGATAGGCTCATGATGATATATAAAAACGAAGAAAATATTCGTGATATCTACGCATTTCCTAAATCTGGAAAAGCCCAAGATATGATGATGCAATCACCAATGAAGGTAGAGGAATCACTCCTTGATGAACTCTCAATCAAAGTTGAGATTGATGAAGATTAA